A part of Rhopalosiphum maidis isolate BTI-1 chromosome 3, ASM367621v3, whole genome shotgun sequence genomic DNA contains:
- the LOC113556250 gene encoding CCR4-NOT transcription complex subunit 9-like, with the protein MFKLDSVQMPQQLSQAAHDREKVFQWIVELCNTETRENALSELSSRRDIIHDLGPMIWHTTGTIAALLFEIVSTYQFVNPPTMSLQQVTRLCNALALLQCVGAHPDTRSQFLKAQIPLYMYPFLHNANKCRNFEHLRLTSLGVIGALVKTEEQEVITFLLTTEIIPLCLRIMETGFELTKTLSTFILQKILMDDNGLSYICQTYDRFSHVALILGKMVLALEREPSTRLLRHVVGCYVRLSENSRAREALRQCLPDQLKDMSTFSDCLARDQTIAAWLLLLKNNLESVMPIDVSPGVPSLVKP; encoded by the exons ATGTTCAAATTGGATTCAGTTCAGATGCCTCAACAACTCAGTCAGGCCGCTCACGATCGTGAAAAAGTATTTCAATGGATTGTTGAATTGTGCAATACAGAAACCAGAGAAAATGCACTTTCTGAGCTCAG ctCAAGACGTGATATTATCCATGATCTTGGTCCAATGATTTGGCATACAACAGGCACTATAGCAGcattattgtttgaaattgTGTCTACTTATCAGTTTGTTAACCCTCCAACTATGTCACTTCAACAAGTGACTCGTCTTTGCAATGCTCTGGCACTCTTACAGTGTGTAGGTGCTCACCCTGATACACGTTCTCAGTTCCTTAAGGCCCAGATACCTCTTTACATGTATCCATTTCTACATAATGCCAACAAATGTCGTAATTTTGAACATCTAAGACTTACAAGTTTGGGTGTGATTGGTGCTTTAGtgaag ACAGAAGAACAAGAAGTTATTACTTTCCTTCTAACAACTGAAATTATTCCATTGTGTCTACGTATTATGGAAACTGGTTTTGAGTTAACTAAAACATTATCAACTTTTATACTGCAAAAAATACTTATGGATGACAATGGTCTAAGTTACATTTGTCAAACATATGATCGGTTTTCTCATGTTGCTCTCATACtt GGGAAAATGGTCTTGGCACTTGAAAGAGAACCGTCTACTAGACTACTGAGACATGTTGTGGGATGTTATGTTCGTTTGTCGGAAAACTcaag agcTCGTGAAGCACTCCGGCAATGTTTACCTGATCAACTAAAAGATATGTCAACTTTTTCTGATTGTCTTGCCAGAGACCAGACAATTGCTGCTTGGTtgttattgttgaaaaataatttggagTCTGTTATGCCTATTGACGTATCTCCTGGTGTTCCATCACTTGtcaaaccataa